In Nematostella vectensis chromosome 12, jaNemVect1.1, whole genome shotgun sequence, the genomic window GTACAATAACACCCGATGCAGGCGTGAATGATAAGCAAAATTGACAACCCAATCTTTTTCAATTACCTTTCCGCGTGTTGCGATTGGACGAGAGCGAGAGCGATCACAAGGTCGTCTGGCTAGACTCGACGTGATTGACAGCTCAGCTAATACCATTACATCGCTTAGTAAGCAGACTCTGCATGCAAACAAGCAGCGTTCTGGCCTCTACTCGTTACTATGCTAGACACTTCCCTCGGCAGCCGTATTACTTGACCTCTAGCGAGCAGAGACGGGCCTCTCATTTTGCCCTGTTGTGTCTTAGCGTCTTGTCAAAATGGACTGTTCGGTTGAGAGTAGGCAAGGAACTCCTGTTGTTGCTATCGCCACAATTCTAGTAGCGTTCCAGGTAGGTTTCGTGACTTTCCATCGCTTCAAAGTTATAAGATAATATAGTTATAATTGTGTTTACCGTTATAACGATCGACTACTCCATCAAGAAATGAAGTAGCTAGTATTTTCGCCTTTAAGAGCATCATAATCGATGGAAATGTCCACGTTATAAAGCTAGTTATGATGCACGCGTTTCAATTTGTTTGAGTTGCTATTACCTTGATTCTATTATGAATTGATGATCGATTCGGTCCCGAATCTTCATAATAACGCATTTAAATCAACCGTAAATGCCGCGCACTTGTTGAAATGTTTATAAACAAAGTGATGATGCAGAAAGTCACGACATTATAGCACAAAAAGCAGCTAATTCCGCGTTTAATCAGGGTTTATATATCAAACACAGTTTGTGGTTGAATTGTAATATTAGGCTGTATCACTTATCGTTAATGAAGTGTATGTTATTATAACATTAATTGTTTTATAGAATTGAAATTTCATTAACATGGAAATCATGAGTTTTTAATTTATCGCTCTATTAGTTTAGCACGGAAGGCGAACAAGACGTAATAAGCAATAATAAGGCAATCTTATTAATCCAGTTTATCGCAACAATTTTCTTCACTAGCGGTAAATCCGAGTCATGTAAAGTGTACTCGTTTTCacccacaaaaaaaaacctttgacAAATCTACcaattattctttatttttgttccTATGCTTTTTGTTACAGACGTCGTTTGTTCCAGGGTTCCATTTAAAACTTCCTTTTGACACAATTTGCAAATAACAAAGCTCAGATGTCGGAAATAAAGTAATCTAAATCTAAGAAACCCTAGACTAATATCGAGGAGCAATGGGGTGCCGCTCAACATAAGAAAAGGCGCGCTTTGATGTCAAGTCAAGTAAATAAGTTCGGCGTGCTGGTCTTGGCATTCTAGAGCAAACCATCCctcgggctccctgtgtttgTTTCTAGCGACGCGGTTCTTATCGTTTTCACTGTAGTGACTGTGACTCGACcacaaccttttttttattcacatGTTGTATTTCTTTATCTGTTCCAAATCGATCGCAAACCCCTGAAACTgacagtgaaaaaaaaaatagaatatcaATTTGATATAAGCTTTTTTCGATTtcatcttttttatatttatcgTTACGAAATAATTCGTTCCACTGCTTCATTAATTCCGCTGGAATTCCACAAATTGGTGGAGAGATTAACAAGATAAATAAACTCACGTTAATGGAATGATTGCTCTCCTTAATGATATGATAATAGGTGTTTATCGCGTGGCCAGAGCTTCCAATATATTTTGAACGATTTCCCTTGTGTCAGGTCGACACTACAGGGACATCACCATGACAACTACACACGTGGAATTACTTTAGTACCCTATAATGTATTTCACGATGCACGATTTCACGATCTGAGTAATCTGAGAGTGTAGTCGTTTTGCATGTGGTAGATTGCTCGTTTATCGTGGAAGACACTTGCGTATTCTGCGTTTTCTGTAGCGTCGGATCCTCGGGACGCATGCGCGGACGCCCTACTCTACACCCGAATTAccccacaggtagcccaggttTACGGCAAATGTAGACGATTAAAAGTTCGTATGAGCGACCCCGTAGGGTGGATTGAGGTGGGGATGCATTGTCAAAATACAGCGGCGTACCCAAGATTTTTaacacggggggggggggggggggggaggccctttcaaggcgttttctcctgtattttagataatttcTCATACATACaagccccctgggccaccccccctTGGCTATGCCCCTGAAGTATATGCTAATGTCAATAAAAGCCGTAGTCAATAGAAGCCGCGAAGATTGGGGACGCGTTGTCAAAATGTAAGCTGCAGTCAATAGAAACCGTAGTCAATAGAAGCCGCGAAGAGTGGGACGCGTTGTCAAAATGTAAGCTGCAGTCAATAGAAACCGTAGTCAATAGAAGCCGCGAAGAGTGGGGAAGCGTTGTCAAAATGTAAGCTGCAGTCAATAGAAACCGTAGTCAATAGAAGCCGCGAAGAGTGGGGAAGCGTTGTCAAAATGTAAGCTGCAGTCAATAGAAGCCGTAGTCAATAGAAGCCGCGAAGAGTGGGACGCGTTGTCAAAATGTAAGCTGCAGTCAATAGAAACCGTAGTCAATAGAAGCCGCGAAGAGTGGGACGCGTTGTCAAAATGTAAGCTGCAGTCAATAGAAACCGTAGTCAATAGAAGCCGCGAAGAGTGGGGAAGCGTTGTCAAAATGTAAGCTGCAGTCAATAGAAGCCGTAGTCAATAGAAGCCGCGAAGAGTGGGACGCGTTGTCAAAATGTAAGCTGCAGTCAATAGAAACCGTAGTCAATAGAAGCCGCGAAGAGTGGGACGCGTTGTCAAAATGTAAGCTGCAGTCAATAGAAACCGTAGTCAATAGAAGCCGCGAAGAGTGGGACGCGTTGTCAAAATGTAAGCTGCAGTCAATAGAAACCGTAGTCAATAGAAGCCGCGAAGATTGGGGACGCGTTGTCAAAATGTAAGCTGCAGTCAATAGAAACCGTAGTCAATAGAAGCCGCGAAGAGTGGGACGCGTTGTCAAAATGTAAGCTGCAGTCAATAGAAACCGTAGTCAATAGAAGCCGCGAAGATTGGGGACGCGTTGTCAAAATGTAAGCTGCAGTCAATAGAAACCGTAGTCAATAGAAGCCGCGAAGAGTGGGGAAGCGTTGTCAAAATGTAAGCTGCAGTCAATAGAAGCCGTAGTCAATAGAAGCCGCAAAGAATGGGGGCGCGTTGTCAAAATGTAAGCTGCAGTCAATAGAAGCCGTAGTCAATAGAAGCCGCAAAGAATGGGGGCGCGTTGTCAAAATGTAAGCTGCAGTCAATAGAAGCCGTAGTCAATAGTAGCCGCGAAGAGTGGGGACGCGTTGTCAAAATATAAGCTGCAGTCAATAGAAGCCGCGAAGAGTGGGGACGCGTTGTCAAAATGTAAGCTGCAGTCAATAGAAGCCGCGAAGAGTGGGGACGCGTTGTCAAAATTTATGCTGTAGTCAATAGAAGCCGTGTTTCTACTTAGCCTCGAAGGATGTTTTTAAGTTGCAACCGCCTTGGCTTGAATCGTCACAACAGGggcagatctaggggtgggcctAGCGGACCCCgtcccccctattttcagatatttggccctatataacaataaatccggtccccctttcttgaaacccttgctttgcccccccccccccccccccccccacccccactcaCTCCCCTTTTTGGAACTCCCTGGTCCGTCCCTGTTTTTGTCTTGTCCATATTGTGTCaaattttaaagttatttGTAATGAGGCTAGACTTACCCGCGTTGGTATGTAGGTTTTAGGACTGGCCCTATATCAGGCCGGTGCTCTGCACCTAAGGTCCTCAAACACACTTCTCATCCAAGCTCTCCTAAATATCGCCATTGGCTCCATATTGTGGTATTGCGTTGGCTACTCACTCGTCTATGGCCCCTCGCAGAAGGTAAGGGATAACGTATCCCTTATGATAGGTTGATAACTCCATTATGATAACCTCAGGTGAATGGGGAGGAGGCTTTGTGTTTTTGGACCTTCACAGACGATAAGGGGTGATTGCAtcagggagggagggggctaTGTGTCCTAAGACCCTCGTAGAAAGTCCGGGGTGTTGTCCCCAGCAAGAGCGAAGGTGTTGGTAATGTGTTTGCAACTCACTGTACCATAGACTATAaggggtaggggaggggtcGATGTCATGATACGGAAATTGCATGTTTCGTCAAGGGTTTTATTGCTGCTGAAAGCCTAACATCTTTGCCTAATTTGTCCAGGGATTTATAGGGAGCCTGGACCATGCGTTCTTCCTGGACGTAACTCCTTCCAACTGCACAAGCAAAACCACAACGGTATATGTACCCAGAGTGCTGTTCGCTACGTTTGAAATGATGCTTGCCATCACTGCACCTTATATGGTAATATCCGCTTGGTACGTGACACAtgattgccttatatggtaaCATCCGCATGATACGTGGCACACGTTAGCCTTATATGGTAATATCCGCTTGGTACGTGACACAtgattgccttatatggtaaCATCCGCATGGTACGTGACACGATAGCCTTATATGGTAATATCCGCTTGGTAGCGTGACACATGATCGCCTTATATGGTAACAGCCTTATATGGTACGAGCTTTATATAGTACTTGCCGCTAATCTATTGTTTCTTGGTTTAGGACAGAAAACATTAGCATGGTTGGAGCAGCGGTAAGCTAAATACCCTTTTGTCTGTACGTCCGTTTGTCCTTCTGTCTTTTTGTCCTTCTACTCCCCACAGATTGTCTTTACCCTCACAGATCCTCTTTACCCCTCACACGTCGTCTTTCCTCCTGACAGATCGTCTTTCCTCCTCACAAGATCGTCTTAACCCCTCACAGATCGTCTTTACCCCTTACTGTGCTCACAGATCGTCTTTACCAATCACAGATTCTCTTTACCCCTCACAGATCCTCTTTACCCCTCACAGATCGTCTTACCCCTCACAGATCGTCTTTACTCCTCACAGATCGTCTTTACTCCTCACAGATCGTCTTTCCTCCTCACAGATCGTCTTTACTCGTCACAGATCGTCTTTACCCCTCACAGATCGTCTTTACCCCTCACAGATCGTCTTTACCCCTCACAGATCGTCTTCCCCTCTCAAAAATCGTCTTATCCCCTCACAGATCGTCTTTACGCCCCTCAAAGATCGTCTTTACCCCTCACAGATAGTCTTTACCACTTACCGACAGTTTTACCCCTGACTGATggtctccccccccccccccacagatCGTCTTCACCCCTCACAGATAGTCTTAACCCCTCACAGATCCTCTTCCCCCCTCACAGATAGTCTTTACCCCTCACAGATCGTCTTTACCCCTCACAGGTCGTCTTTACTCTTCACAGATAGTCTTTACCCTCTGGCCTATCTTGGTTTACTATCCTCTCTCTCATTGGATTCGCGGCGGTGGCTGGCTGAATGCGATGCGTGTCATTGACTACTCGGGCAGTCTTACCGTACACGCCAGCTTAGGTGAGTGACGTAATAGACTTCGTCACGCACTCCGATCGTACGCGTCAGCTCAGGTGAGTCACACATCAGACTTCGTCACGCAGTACGACAGAATACACCAGTTCAGGTAAGACACGAAATAGACTTGTCACGCAGTCTGCCATATACGCCAGCACCAGGGAGTCACGTATTAGTCTTTGTCACGTATTATTCTTTGACAGTTTTCGTAACGTAACATGATAAATATTATGATCAGGGTTATCATGATACTACTTTGTGTTCCCAGGTGCCTCTGCGCTTGTGTTTACCAGGATCTTGCGTCCATGTGTACCGGAAATAAACAGTACTCGAGCCTCGTTTCAGCGCATGAATGCCCTGAGTCACGTGATGCTTGTAGGAGGAGCTTTCATTTCTATTATGGGATGGTGAGTGGTGATATGCAGGTAATGaaaaatttatatatttttctacTTTGATTCATTTCCATAAGATGTCAGTCTTAGTGACATTATAAACTGCAAAAGGCAGAACAATAAACCTTACTTAACTATGCTCTTTGTGTATGTGCTGAACTGTATGCCAAATGAGTGTTTTAGAGCTAATAAAATTAAACACGAATGCTGACATAGTCAAATGTGCATTATCTAATCTGTCTTTGccgaacaaaaaaaattggtaGTGCATGCTGGCATGAACAAATGTCTTTGTAAATACtagaaatttgattggctaatacACAAACTTGTAGAATAAGTTGTGTGCAAAACGAAAATGTTGCGTAAcgtttttaaagattttagtTTTAGGGTAAATCATTATGAATAATACAGCTTTTCAGATGAAGTTTATGTCAGGAACCTTGCAAACAAAGTGAAGTCAAAAGCTATGTCCAGCCATTCTGCCCGATGCTTAGTCTAGTGTGGCATgtagaaggccaatcacgccgccattttatgctcccttACAATACCGAGGAgtgactaaaaaaaatccatatccatcggctaattcaagcaagttaCTGAAAGAATTTCAACCAAATATCATTAACAAAGTATCAGacataccagtttttggtgtatagACTTCAATCTTCAATatagttattttgaagttaTCTTTTCTTTCTGTAAACAGTGTTTTGAAATACCGCATCACCGCATTATTTTTGCTCTTTTACCGCCAATATCGTACAAAAAAGGGCCAATACCGTAATACCGCAAACCCCAACGTCCCCCCTCAATATAAGGAGTtgttgattgacattcttcaaataagtaaataacttggaattattttttttctctctctcttgTCCTGTTGCGATTGTAACCATGTCCAAGTCTGTAGCCTTCTTGTCTCTTTCTCAGGTACGCAGTCAATGTCGCCTCAACAATAATACAAACCGGATCAAGCCTCGCTTCCATATCTGTCGTCAACACTCACCTGTCCTCCTCCACCTCGCTTCTATGTTGGCTGGTTGTGAGCACGCTTGAGTCACGTGGCCTTCTCTATAGTGACGTCATTGCTGGTTTGATAGCTGGTGTCATAGGTAAGAATTCACCATCAGCCAATGAGAGAgagcaaaagaaaacaaaaaaagttgATGCCATTTCCGATGTTTCTATCGAAAATAAACTCAGAAAAAATGTCTCGTTGATTTGTCAGTGCTTCAGCTGAATTATTTACTCTTATTTAATTGTATTAACAATTATCACTCCTATGTTATATCAGTTATACATACGACTTCTAGAAGACGCCAAAAGCTTTCACTGACCTACATTATTGCAGGCTCAAGTGCCGCGGCAGCTTCCATGCAAGTGTGGGCGTCACTGTTGTCAGGATTACTGGCAGGCGTGACGTCATCTCTAGCCCTGTGCTGCGCGCGCAGATGGGGTCCTTATTGGACTAATGGAAGTCCAGTTGACTTCATTTATATAAATGGTGTCCCAGGGCTCTTTGCAGCATTATCAGGTGCCCATAATGATATAGAAAACTTTAACATCCTAATTTTCTGTATTCTTACCTCTTCTAAGCGACCACGTCCACCATTTTAATGACCAAGTCTAGCCTTGGCTGTATTTAGCAGTCAGAAAATTCGTCTATTGGATCGAAGCACAGAGGGTGTATATAAGGGCGGATATACGTTGTTTATACAAAActacccagggacgaaagaaCAAATCAAAATACGTGACTTAGAGCCcttgaaataagaaaaaaaaaaacggtcgGAATGAGTAAGTAATTATAGGTCATACTCTGTGTTAAGGTTTATTTATCTATCACTTATTTCTTTTATCATTTCTTTTGAAGCGTTTGCTTAATTATGTTTCTTTTATAATCAAGCAACCTTTGGCAGAATAGAATTAATTTGCGCATGGACATAACTGCAACGGAGACCCGGAAGAGACCAAAACCCCCAAGCAACATTCACCCCCCAAAATGAATTTTATAAGTAACCACTTCCCCCCAGACAACCCTCATTGCTTGAACTTGCTTCATTTAAAATACTGACCTTTaacagggaagtgtaaggggATGGAATGGCAACTGTATAAATTAAACGATTTCACACATACCATGTTCATTTCGCTTCGTTAATTTAAGTTTTCGAAATTGATTTCGACCTTTATGCATTGCtcatagatagatagatagatagatagatagataggtaggtaggtaggtaggtaggtaggtaggtaggtaggtaggtaggtaggtaggtaggtaggtaggtaggtaggtaggtaggtaggtaggtaggtaggtaggtaggtaggtaggtaggtaggtaggtaggtaggtaggtaggtaggtaggtaggtaggtaggtaggtaggtaggtaggtaggtaggtaggtaggtaggtaggtaggtaggtaggtaggtaggtaggtaggtaggtaggtaggtaggtaggtaggtaggtaggtaggtaggtaggtaggtaggtaggtaggtaggtaggtaggtaggtaggtaggtaggtaggtaggtaggtaggtaggtaggtaggtaggtaggtaggtaggtaggtaggtaggtaggtaggtaggtaggtaggtaggtaggtaggtaggtaggtaggtaggtaggtaggtaggtaggtaggtaggtaggtaggtaggtaggtaggtaggtaggtaggtaggtaggtaggtaggtaggtaggtaggtaggtaggtaggtaggtaggtaggtaggtaggtaggtaggtaggtaggtaggtaggtaggtaggtaggtaggtaggtaggtaggtaggtaggtaggtaggtaggtaggtaggtaggtaggtaggtaggtaggtaggtaggtaggtaggtaggtaggtaggtaggtaggtaggtaggtaggtaggtaggtaggtaggtaggtaggtaggtaggtaggtaggtaggtaggtaggtaggtaggtaggtaggtaggtaggtaggtaggtaggtaggtaggtaggtaggtaggtaggtaggtaggtaggtaggtaggtaggtaggtaggtaggtaggtaggtaggtaggtaggtaggtaggtaggtaggtaggtaggtaggtaggtaggtaggtaggtaggtaggtaggtaggtaggtaggtaggtaggtaggtaggtaggtaggtaggtaggtaggtaggtaggtaggtaggtaggtaggtaggtaggtaggtaggtaggtaggtaggtaggtaggtaggtaggtaggtaggtaggtaggtaggtaggtaggtaggtaggtaggtaggtaggtaggtaggtaggtaggtaggtaggtaggtaggtaggtaggtaggtaggtaggtaggtaggtaggtaggtaggtaggtaggtaggtaggtaggtaggtaggtaggtaggtaggtaggtaggtaggtaggtaggtaggtaggtaggtaggtaggtaggtaggtaggtaggtaggtaggtaggtaggtaggtaggtaggtaggtaggtaggtaggtaggtaggtaggtaggtaggtaggtaggtaggtaggtaggtaggtaggtaggtaggtaggtaggtaggtaggtaggtaggtaggtaggtaggtaggtaggtaggtaggtaggtaggtaggtaggtaggtaggtaggtaggtaggtaggtaggtaggtaggtaggtaggtaggtaggtaggtaggtaggtaggtaggtaggtaggtaggtaggtaggtaggtaggtaggtaggtaggtaggtaggtaggtaggtaggtaggtaggtaggtaggtaggtaggtaggtaggtaggtaggtaggtaggtaggtaggtaggtaggtaggtaggtaggtaggtaggtaggtaggtaggtaggtaggtaggtaggtaggtaggtaggtaggtaggtaggtaggtaggtaggtaggtaggtaggtaggtaggtaggtaggtaggtaggtaggtaggtaggtaggtaggtaggtaggtaggtaggtaggtaggtaggtaggtaggtaggtaggtaggtaggtaggtaggtaggtaggtaggtaggtaggtaggtaggtaggtaggtaggtaggtaggtaggtaggtaggtaggtaggtaggtaggtaggtaggtaggtaggtaggtaggtaggtaggtaggtaggtaggtaggtaggtaggtaggtaggtaggtaggtaggtaggtaggtaggtaggtaggtaggtaggtaggtaggtaggtaggtaggtaggtaggtaggtaggtaggtaggtaggtaggtaggtaggtaggtaggtaggtaggtaggtaggtaggtaggtaggtaggtaggtaggtaggtaggtaggtaggtaggtaggtaggtaggtaggtaggtaggtaggtaggtaggtaggtaggtaggtaggtaggtaggtaggtaggtaggtaggtaggtaggtaggtaggtaggtaggtaggtaggtaggtaggtaggtaggtaggtaggtaggtaggtaggtaggtaggtaggtaggtaggtaggtaggtaggtaggtaggtaggtaggtaggtaggtaggtaggtaggtaggtaggtaggtaggtaggtaggtaggtaggtaggtaggtaggtaggtaggtaggtaggtaggtaggtaggtaggtaggtaggtaggtaggtaggtaggtaggtaggtaggtaggtaggtaggtaggtaggtaggtaggtaggtaggtaggtaggtaggtaggtaggtaggtaggtaggtaggtaggtaggtaggtaggtaggtaggtaggtaggtaggtaggtaggtaggtaggtaggtaggtaggtaggtaggtaggtaggtaggtaggtaggtaggtaggtaggtaggtaggtaggtaggtaggtaggtaggtaggtaggtaggtaggtaggtaggtaggtaggtaggtaggtaggtaggtaggtaggtaggtaggtaggtaggtaggtaggtaggtaggtaggtaggtaggtaggtaggtaggtaggtaggtaggtaggtaggtaggtaggtaggtaggtaggtaggtaggtaggtaggtaggtaggtaggtaggtaggtaggtaggtaggtaggtaggtaggtaggtaggtaggtaggtaggtaggtaggtaggtaggtaggtaggtaggtaggtaggtaggtaggtaggtaggtaggtaggtaggtaggtaggtaggtaggtaggtaggtaggtaggtaggtaggtaggtaggtaggtaggtaggtaggtaggtaggtaggtaggtaggtaggtaggtaggtaggtaggtaggtaggtaggtaggtaggtaggtaggtaggtaggtaggtaggtaggtaggtaggtaggtaggtaggtaggtaggtaggtaggtaggtaggtaggtaggtaggtaggtaggtaggtaggtaggtaggtaggtaggtaggtaggtaggtaggtaggtaggtaggtaggtaggtaggtaggtaggtaggtaggtaggtaggtaggtaggtaggtaggtaggtaggtaggtaggtaggtaggtaggtaggtaggtaggtaggtaggtaggtaggtaggtaggtaggtaggtaggtaggtaggtaggtaggtaggtaggtaggtaggtaggtaggtaggtaggtaggtaggtaggtaggtaggtaggtaggtaggtaggtaggtaggtaggtaggtaggtaggtaggtaggtaggtaggtaggtaggtaggtaggtaggtaggtaggtaggtaggtaggtaggtaggtaggtaggtaggtaggtaggtaggtaggtaggtaggtaggtaggtaggtaggtaggtaggtaggtaggtaggtaggtaggtaggtaggtaggtaggtaggtaggtaggtaggtaggtaggtaggtaggtaggtaggtaggtaggtaggtaggtaggtaggtaggtaggtaggtaggtaggtaggtaggtaggtaggtaggtaggtaggtaggtaggtaggtaggtaggtaggtaggtaggtaggtaggtaggtaggtaggtaggtaggtaggtaggtaggtaggtaggtaggtaggtaggtaggtaggtaggtaggtaggtaggtaggtaggtaggtaggtaggtaggtaggtaggtaggtaggtaggtaggtaggtaggtaggtaggtaggtaggtaggtaggtaggtaggtaggtaggtaggtaggtaggtaggtaggtaggtaggtaggtaggtaggtaggtaggtaggtaggtaggtaggtaggtaggtaggtaggtaggtaggtaggtaggtaggtaggtaggtaggtaggtaggtaggtaggtaggtaggtaggtaggtaggtaggtaggggTTTTATTCAATTGCCATGGCAGTATTACAGACTGAAGGCAAAGGGCCAGCACATATAGCGTTATAATATTACAGAAATCGATAAGTAACAGTCACCAAAGCGTTTAGTTACAGAAATATGTTTGCTCGTTGAATATGATATTTTACACACGACTAACAAAATAGGTCGATGGCAATCTTCAACATCTGAAAATCGGGGCTTGCTAGAGATAGTGTTCACGGCAAAATGTGTACCGATGCTTGTAGTGAAAGGCGCGAAACAAACATTTCAAACTGctgtagccaatcagagtgcaCCATTCGCCTTTGATATATTCAGTTGCGATTCCATCTCCTTACACTCCGCTGCCTCTAACAAGGACTGGAGGAACAAATTTGTTAGGCTAAGTTCTAAACAACGAAATACCTTTAACTTTCCGTGAAATGCGCAAGATTACGCAACGAAGCTTGACCATGTTTTAGAAGTAAACACGGATAGCGCGTCGAAAGCAAGATGCATTTCAGCAAGGGTATTTCTTTCGTTGTTTAGAATTTAGACTGACAAACTCTGTTCTCCAGTCCTTGCTCTCAAAAATGTAGAAAACGGAGCGCCCCTCACTCGTTTCTCTATGCTTAGCGGGGTTACTCGTTGACCCATCTCTAGATGCTCGCGGGCTCAGTGGCGCGTTCTACGCAGGGGGTCGGCAGCTCGGCGTTCAGCTCTTGGGCGTCGTCGTCACTATCGCGTGGTCCGCGGTGTGGACCTATCTTCTGTCTTGGTTTATTCATATTTCGGTAAGTCACCACTCGTAGTTTCGCATGATTGGGATATTAGTATTCGACCTGTTTTTAATGTCGTTACTATGGTTACTACTAGGTCGGGTTCAATCTGAGCTtttccttgagctctggcgtcaCAAAGAAGGCACACTCTCCCTCGTATAAGCTCCCGGATCACGTGGTCACACGAGAGAAGCTGTTCGTGGCGGCAAGTGAGGGCGACCTTAAGGAGCTTGAGAACATGGCTGCTAAACAGGTCGTCAACTTTGGAACACAAGACTTCGACAAGCGAACCGCCCTGTAAGCGACGCTTAGAATATATGATCGCGGCATGTAGAATACAAGATCACGACATGCATAACACATGGTCACAGCACCAAGAACACATGATTACAAACGACACTCAGAACACATGATCACGACACTCAGAACACATGATCACGACATTCAGAACACATGATCACGACACTCAGAACACACGATCACGACACTTAAAACACATGATCACGACACTTAGAACACATGATCACGACTCTCAGAACACATGATCACGGCATGCACCAAGAATACATCATCACGGCACTCAGAACACATGATCACGACACTCAGAACAAATGATCACGACACTCAAAACACATATGATCACGACACTCACAACACATTATCACGACACTCAGAACACCTGACTACAACACTCAAAACATGATCACGACACTCAGAACACATGATCACTACACTCAGAGCACATGATCACGACACTCAGAGCACATGATCACAACACTCAGAACACATGATCACGACACTCAGAGCACATGATCACGACACTCAGAACACATGATCAC contains:
- the LOC116607028 gene encoding uncharacterized protein LOC116607028 isoform X1 gives rise to the protein MDCSVESRQGTPVVAIATILVAFQVLGLALYQAGALHLRSSNTLLIQALLNIAIGSILWYCVGYSLVYGPSQKGFIGSLDHAFFLDVTPSNCTSKTTTVYVPRVLFATFEMMLAITAPYMVISAWTENISMVGAAIVFTLWPILVYYPLSHWIRGGGWLNAMRVIDYSGSLTVHASLGASALVFTRILRPCVPEINSTRASFQRMNALSHVMLVGGAFISIMGWYAVNVASTIIQTGSSLASISVVNTHLSSSTSLLCWLVVSTLESRGLLYSDVIAGLIAGVIGSSAAAASMQVWASLLSGLLAGVTSSLALCCARRWGPYWTNGSPVDFIYINGVPGLFAALSAGLLVDPSLDARGLSGAFYAGGRQLGVQLLGVVVTIAWSAVWTYLLSWFIHISVGFNLSFSLSSGVTKKAHSPSYKLPDHVVTREKLFVAASEGDLKELENMAAKQVVNFGTQDFDKRTALLLASSHGHVQCVKFLLRQPGVDIHSRDRWRATPLTEAIKYLHDRVVQCLIKHGASWSDDGAGDILCTAVARCDMEEVSRLITLGMDVNATNEDGSTALHVAATRGARGIVQYLIDHRADINAVDSWGNTPLNYSDMHEHRAVSQLLEGLGARRSSRHYSTQEICEVSSAGNLQMLRHMVHNGACVSYRDANRRTPLHVSSAEGHLDIVKFLLLQPGIDVNARDKSGKTPLLDAIVNNRHEVVEYLKSHGAVVDETKLVTIATEHARNGDAKSLKRMLRLSGHLNASDFDGMTLLHVAAAHGRMRVVSMLLKEGADVSLVNRLNQTPQQLASLNGHTEVERELRRFTKKADGVLHVNDKKDPSTMCYKNHLRIRKRRHKTEPSAYHYARRGSWSDHTDQSVDFKKHEQSSVSTENLSRDVMPLGGVQSENKVSHPPFLRVTPISHLSPTTREMAGGEPDYV